The following coding sequences are from one Leptospira stimsonii window:
- a CDS encoding SpiroCoCo family coiled-coil protein has translation MGIELLLPFIASVGITILLRRLDKSNYKLSQIKRFTGKIQDELSDIALEKIQSVKDAGIDLEISLKQTRKLANDVHGLNEESRQLLESIKTNRDFLDSVARDLKEVVQLSSDIREESNAIQQGLLRMESGKKEIQLLDQKILDLRSEAEAILEVFSDKVNLRSDELLQSLASKIVELEELLEIKNDKIDQGLNAIASNYRETLDSHTNSLLKESVGRVEQLRSEITSLFETITNKEEDLDLRSEKLQTVFLTVSDKLERLDSRVEEKAEAADRKLEDMARLSEKSVQDKLDRILEQVTHSKEAFINGVKLEVDSIRREIEGMSLETMTRRDEILNETRRQAESINESIQFFQEKYLEAENKLLRQADARKSELLRQIDNFEEEFNRISSNLRSESDSLKKDISMGLKEFHSALDSARDEAKEKTVAGIEALKQNFEVELARVHAERSALIQQDLEAVRQSIITLDKQISTRIKDVDSYLGDLQSAMESSAGDLLSQVEGKIDLLSGTVDEEVRKIDQRFENLGRYWEEELGTIRLNTQDSVSHLQEKLGGIHVEGRQLLEEFKNEYNIQKDRIEEFVSRYKSNFQKEGDSVSDRLGESLRNIKEEGNHILQNLREEFSGTIDKMEQIVKKNEKVLEIHAEKIRNSVESNLENAGRDAERVLDKLRDSAEDFFEKQEEKISRLNGTIDAKISKQLTSLMDKGQLQLGQLEERISKYILDVKKNLEESLKESRKNSDEQMKGFQKQLEHQLREMESASEEFLRSGKEEFKDSMEEYRSLQLDLKRDLEEIANAKTNLVNEIQEEAENLRSRVEEITDKMEELGEKAELFQKASEVVDRTDSYIQTMEELLSRADERTPLLNELEEKLEELQTLKHSLVLETEDLKVRLDSLASIKESSDSLRKEFEELQSRSSDWEDTFTRLLNAGEKALEMEETFGDLTSRLETLETVREEVKGLFDETDAHKEAAKGLTNKLYSLQNDVEILEAREKEIAETVRKTDDRIESLFRKKEEIRSVEAKFEKIEDLMVDLSERHKQISTLQHRMEDLKSGALVVKEDLEGLLSEADDKFEKLSGFLDAVGAVTEGNSSSGKSKDSSKDHLIQRKKATVLNLYHNFQWPAETIAEKLNLETGLVNTILQSESAKKK, from the coding sequence ATGGGAATAGAATTACTCCTGCCGTTTATAGCCAGTGTAGGAATTACAATCCTTCTTAGAAGGCTCGATAAATCCAACTATAAACTCAGTCAAATCAAACGTTTTACCGGAAAAATTCAAGATGAATTGAGTGATATCGCTCTTGAAAAAATTCAATCCGTAAAAGACGCAGGAATCGATTTAGAAATCAGCCTCAAACAAACTCGTAAACTCGCAAACGACGTACACGGATTAAACGAAGAATCCAGACAATTATTAGAATCCATTAAAACAAACCGTGATTTTTTAGACAGCGTCGCGAGAGATCTAAAGGAAGTCGTTCAACTTTCCTCGGACATTCGGGAAGAATCGAACGCGATCCAACAGGGACTTCTTCGTATGGAATCCGGTAAAAAGGAAATCCAACTTTTGGATCAGAAGATCCTTGATCTTCGTTCCGAAGCGGAAGCGATTCTGGAAGTTTTTTCCGATAAAGTCAATCTTCGATCCGACGAACTCTTACAATCCCTCGCTTCCAAAATCGTAGAACTGGAAGAATTATTAGAAATCAAAAACGATAAGATCGATCAAGGTTTGAACGCGATCGCATCCAATTACAGAGAAACTCTCGATTCTCATACGAATTCTTTACTCAAGGAATCGGTAGGAAGGGTGGAACAACTTCGTTCCGAAATCACTTCTCTTTTTGAAACGATCACAAACAAAGAAGAAGATCTGGATCTAAGATCCGAAAAACTACAGACCGTATTCTTAACCGTAAGCGATAAACTGGAAAGACTCGATTCTCGTGTGGAAGAAAAAGCGGAAGCCGCCGATCGTAAACTCGAAGACATGGCGAGACTTTCCGAAAAATCGGTTCAGGATAAACTGGATCGAATTTTAGAACAAGTCACTCATTCGAAAGAAGCGTTTATCAACGGAGTCAAACTCGAAGTAGATTCGATCCGGAGAGAAATCGAAGGAATGAGCCTTGAAACGATGACCCGGAGAGACGAAATTCTCAACGAAACGAGACGTCAGGCGGAATCGATCAACGAATCCATTCAATTCTTCCAAGAAAAATATCTGGAAGCGGAGAACAAACTTCTCAGACAAGCCGACGCAAGAAAATCGGAACTTCTTCGCCAGATCGACAACTTCGAAGAAGAATTCAATCGTATCAGCAGTAATCTAAGAAGCGAATCCGATAGCTTGAAAAAAGATATTTCCATGGGTTTGAAAGAATTTCATTCCGCACTGGACTCGGCAAGGGACGAGGCGAAGGAAAAAACCGTCGCCGGTATCGAGGCCTTAAAACAAAATTTCGAGGTCGAACTGGCTCGCGTGCACGCCGAACGATCCGCTCTGATTCAACAGGATCTGGAAGCGGTTCGTCAATCCATCATCACACTCGACAAACAAATTTCCACTCGGATCAAGGATGTGGATTCGTATTTAGGCGATCTTCAATCTGCTATGGAATCCAGCGCCGGAGATCTTTTATCCCAAGTGGAAGGAAAGATCGATCTTCTTTCCGGAACTGTGGACGAAGAAGTCCGTAAAATCGATCAGAGATTCGAAAATCTCGGTCGTTATTGGGAAGAAGAATTGGGAACGATCCGTCTCAACACGCAGGATTCTGTTTCACATCTCCAGGAAAAACTCGGCGGAATTCACGTCGAAGGAAGACAACTCCTGGAAGAATTCAAAAACGAATACAATATTCAAAAAGATAGAATCGAAGAATTCGTTTCCCGTTATAAGTCCAATTTCCAAAAAGAAGGAGATTCTGTTTCCGATCGTCTTGGAGAATCTCTGCGGAATATCAAAGAAGAGGGAAATCACATTCTTCAAAACCTTCGGGAAGAATTTTCCGGAACCATCGATAAGATGGAACAGATCGTCAAGAAAAACGAAAAAGTTCTCGAGATCCACGCGGAAAAAATCCGCAACAGCGTGGAATCCAATCTGGAAAACGCAGGAAGAGACGCCGAACGTGTTCTGGATAAGCTAAGAGATTCCGCCGAAGATTTTTTTGAAAAACAGGAAGAGAAAATCAGTCGTCTGAACGGAACGATCGACGCGAAAATTTCAAAACAACTCACTTCCCTTATGGATAAGGGCCAGCTCCAACTCGGACAACTCGAGGAAAGAATCAGCAAATATATCCTCGATGTAAAAAAGAATCTGGAAGAATCTCTCAAAGAATCCCGCAAGAACAGCGACGAACAAATGAAAGGTTTCCAGAAACAGCTAGAACATCAGCTCCGCGAAATGGAATCCGCTTCCGAAGAATTCTTACGCTCCGGCAAAGAAGAATTCAAAGATTCTATGGAAGAATATAGATCTCTCCAGTTGGATCTCAAGCGAGACCTCGAAGAGATCGCGAACGCGAAAACGAATCTTGTCAACGAAATCCAAGAAGAAGCGGAAAACCTACGTTCTCGCGTGGAAGAAATCACGGACAAGATGGAAGAACTCGGAGAAAAAGCCGAACTCTTTCAGAAAGCGAGCGAAGTCGTCGACAGAACCGATTCTTATATACAAACGATGGAAGAACTTCTTTCGAGAGCGGACGAAAGAACTCCGTTGTTAAACGAACTCGAGGAAAAACTCGAAGAGTTGCAGACGCTCAAACATTCTCTTGTGTTGGAAACCGAGGACCTAAAAGTCAGATTGGATTCTCTTGCGTCCATCAAGGAATCCTCCGATTCCCTTCGAAAAGAATTCGAGGAATTACAAAGCAGATCTTCCGATTGGGAAGATACGTTTACAAGACTTCTCAACGCCGGCGAAAAAGCACTCGAGATGGAAGAAACATTCGGCGATCTTACTTCCAGACTCGAAACTCTCGAAACCGTTCGCGAGGAAGTCAAAGGTCTTTTTGATGAGACCGACGCGCACAAAGAAGCGGCTAAAGGACTTACGAACAAACTCTATTCTCTTCAAAACGACGTGGAGATTTTGGAAGCCAGGGAAAAGGAAATCGCGGAGACCGTTCGTAAGACCGATGATCGGATCGAGTCTTTGTTTCGTAAGAAGGAAGAAATTCGTTCCGTAGAAGCCAAGTTTGAAAAGATAGAAGACTTGATGGTCGATCTTTCGGAAAGACACAAACAGATCTCGACTCTTCAACATCGTATGGAAGACTTAAAATCGGGTGCCCTCGTCGTTAAGGAAGATCTGGAAGGTTTATTAAGCGAAGCGGACGATAAGTTCGAAAAGCTTTCCGGATTTTTGGATGCAGTAGGCGCCGTTACGGAAGGAAATTCTTCTTCCGGTAAGTCTAAAGATTCTTCCAAGGATCATCTGATCCAAAGAAAGAAGGCGACCGTATTGAATCTCTATCATAACTTTCAGTGGCCCGCTGAAACGATCGCTGAAAAGTTAAATTTAGAGACGGGACTTGTGAACACGATTTTACAAAGCGAGTCGGCGAAGAAGAAATGA
- a CDS encoding LIC_11490 family protein, whose amino-acid sequence MMLFIAIALILVGLLCFIYVSLNPHGSGQERPTSKVGSSRPGNSDIDHLISRPNAKRGGEILLSNKRSLQMENTEKQRYLENKFVEGRKIPKQSPVSQSSSESHLEILPEEEKEFISQESDHSGIQVLEESDSSSFIKENKPEEVREIRFEIEGLLYLDQNREIPFERLADKKEELTPDLLKGLKRIGPGKLNESKDSLSFEALNSSYRYSFSEIEKILFFDEGIVLIPSKSNYPVPVFFTKETSHLKSYLENSSQVFPS is encoded by the coding sequence ATGATGCTCTTTATCGCAATTGCACTCATTCTTGTAGGACTTCTTTGTTTTATCTACGTATCTCTGAACCCGCACGGTTCCGGGCAAGAGCGTCCCACGTCCAAGGTTGGTTCCTCTCGTCCCGGGAATTCGGACATCGATCATCTGATTTCGAGGCCGAATGCGAAGAGGGGAGGGGAAATTCTCCTATCCAATAAGCGGTCTTTGCAGATGGAGAATACGGAAAAGCAGAGATATCTCGAAAACAAATTCGTGGAAGGAAGAAAAATTCCGAAGCAGAGCCCCGTTTCTCAATCTTCCTCCGAATCTCACTTGGAAATCCTTCCAGAGGAAGAGAAAGAATTTATTTCTCAAGAATCGGATCACTCTGGAATTCAGGTTCTGGAGGAATCGGATTCTTCGTCTTTTATAAAAGAAAATAAGCCGGAAGAAGTGAGAGAGATTCGATTTGAAATCGAAGGTCTTCTCTATCTGGATCAGAATCGAGAGATTCCGTTTGAGAGGCTCGCGGATAAGAAGGAAGAACTGACACCGGATCTTTTGAAAGGTCTCAAAAGAATCGGGCCGGGAAAGTTGAACGAGAGCAAGGATTCTCTTTCTTTCGAAGCCCTGAACAGCAGTTATCGATATTCTTTTTCTGAGATTGAAAAGATTCTCTTCTTTGACGAAGGGATCGTCTTAATCCCTTCGAAATCGAATTATCCGGTTCCGGTCTTTTTTACAAAAGAGACGAGCCACCTCAAATCCTATCTAGAAAATTCTTCTCAGGTATTTCCTTCTTAA
- a CDS encoding STAS domain-containing protein has product MSKFNVEGKSGKVVIDTTVIDGYDKIFDEVSRKASGGIISDVEFHVESVKKITSSGIAKLLTLKNLMDNFGVKMKIKNLSPDLLEVLRKFKVDGKLGL; this is encoded by the coding sequence ATGTCAAAATTCAATGTAGAAGGAAAATCGGGAAAGGTAGTCATCGATACAACTGTAATCGACGGTTACGATAAAATTTTTGACGAGGTTTCCAGAAAGGCTTCCGGTGGAATCATTTCCGATGTGGAATTCCACGTAGAAAGTGTAAAAAAAATCACTTCCAGCGGAATCGCAAAACTACTCACTCTCAAAAATCTTATGGATAACTTCGGTGTAAAGATGAAGATCAAAAACTTAAGCCCGGACCTTTTGGAAGTTTTAAGAAAATTCAAAGTGGACGGTAAATTAGGTCTTTAA
- a CDS encoding ABC transporter ATP-binding protein, whose amino-acid sequence MGTISVRQLNRAYSGKIAVSDLSFEIPKGRITGLLGPNGAGKTTTLRLLTGYLLPTSGSIRFDGRDFLENKIEIQKQIGYLPESSPIYFDLTVFEYLSFLASAKGIEKNFLKNKVEIAVELLSLKEVLYRPISFLSKGFKQRVSLAGSIIQDPEYIILDEPSGGLDPLQIGELKSLIRTLGKNKTILFSSHVLQEVEEICDHILVLSEGKLIADASVSSISKGEGCLVLAETSLEEFSKFFPDKTYEIQKTDKKEEGFQEFRIRSSEFRAEEVFGILKKAPFRIRSLIPEKNSLGSVFETLTGKSKQ is encoded by the coding sequence ATGGGAACAATTTCCGTAAGACAACTCAACCGCGCTTATTCCGGAAAGATCGCCGTCTCCGATCTAAGCTTTGAAATTCCAAAAGGAAGAATCACGGGGCTCCTAGGACCGAACGGAGCTGGCAAAACGACAACACTTCGGCTTTTGACGGGTTATCTCCTCCCCACTTCCGGTTCCATTCGTTTTGATGGACGCGACTTTCTAGAAAACAAAATCGAAATCCAAAAACAAATCGGATATCTTCCCGAGTCGTCTCCGATTTATTTCGATCTTACCGTTTTTGAATATCTTTCCTTCTTGGCTTCCGCAAAAGGGATTGAAAAGAATTTTCTCAAAAATAAGGTCGAGATCGCCGTCGAACTTTTGAGTCTAAAAGAAGTTCTTTATCGACCGATTTCCTTTTTATCAAAGGGTTTCAAACAGAGAGTTTCCCTCGCGGGATCGATCATTCAAGATCCTGAATATATCATCTTAGACGAACCGAGCGGCGGTCTCGATCCGCTTCAGATCGGAGAATTAAAAAGTCTGATCCGTACATTAGGAAAGAATAAAACGATTCTTTTTTCCTCCCACGTATTGCAGGAGGTGGAGGAAATCTGCGATCATATTCTCGTTTTGTCCGAAGGAAAACTCATCGCGGACGCATCGGTTTCCTCCATTTCCAAGGGAGAAGGTTGTCTTGTTTTGGCGGAAACATCGTTGGAAGAATTCTCCAAATTCTTCCCTGATAAAACGTATGAAATCCAAAAAACGGATAAAAAGGAAGAAGGCTTTCAGGAATTCAGAATTCGATCCTCCGAATTCCGAGCGGAAGAAGTATTCGGAATTCTTAAAAAAGCTCCGTTTCGAATTCGTTCCCTGATCCCGGAAAAAAATTCTTTAGGATCCGTATTTGAAACTCTGACAGGAAAATCGAAGCAATGA
- a CDS encoding class I SAM-dependent DNA methyltransferase yields the protein MLKKKPYSGFSTVYDAVMKDVQYDRWAEFILSSYSNHSEKFLPKTVLDLGCGTCKLWEKFPRSIQWTGVDSSLEMLEIAQKKPIDGEFVHSDLLNFDLERKNFDLILSTHDTLNYLKNESELKSAFLRIRRHLSPDGLFFFDLSSLYNFKTHFDGQTFHERVGDFKIRWKNRFLEKSNRLESILTFSHKLTKEEFSEVHEHTYFPRNSIHLLLKQCGLELLEEGSDYRDWILEEDASLLNYICRSTEINLRNR from the coding sequence ATGCTTAAAAAAAAGCCTTATTCCGGCTTTTCCACCGTGTATGATGCAGTTATGAAAGATGTCCAGTACGATCGCTGGGCCGAGTTCATCCTCTCTTCCTACTCCAATCACAGCGAAAAATTTCTCCCCAAAACGGTCTTGGATCTGGGTTGTGGAACCTGCAAACTTTGGGAAAAATTTCCTCGGTCGATCCAATGGACCGGCGTAGACTCAAGTCTGGAAATGCTCGAAATTGCTCAAAAAAAGCCGATTGATGGAGAATTTGTCCATTCTGATTTACTGAACTTTGATCTAGAAAGGAAGAATTTTGATCTGATTCTTTCCACACACGACACCCTCAACTACCTCAAAAACGAATCCGAACTCAAATCCGCCTTTTTACGAATCCGAAGGCATCTTTCTCCGGACGGTTTGTTCTTCTTTGACCTGAGTAGTTTATACAATTTTAAAACTCACTTCGACGGTCAGACGTTTCACGAACGGGTCGGAGATTTTAAAATTCGATGGAAGAATCGATTTTTAGAAAAATCCAATCGTTTAGAATCCATTCTCACCTTCTCCCACAAACTCACGAAGGAAGAATTTTCCGAAGTACATGAACACACGTATTTTCCGAGAAATAGCATTCATTTACTTCTTAAGCAATGCGGACTCGAACTTTTGGAAGAAGGATCGGATTACAGGGATTGGATTCTGGAGGAAGACGCGTCCTTATTAAATTATATCTGCCGAAGTACAGAAATTAATTTACGAAATCGATGA
- a CDS encoding GldG family protein: MISKIRALFLKFNSNSAFLFSQIFLIFLFANGILGHFACRKDLSVSGRFEISKSTKNIFKNLNQTLIIDAYYSTQIPGEYKTSLDLTKELLNELSDLGGSNVILRFHDPDVSEEDRKKAIESGISPQILEKNERGSSQIKQAYMGITLSLGAFKETIPVAFFAEQIEYQVLTTLRKMIRNPGESGIALVQVPGVLSTDPPGPASGKDSIGVLAHQVLKEEYGPIPEILLNEEELSEEIHTLLWIGSGTLTEKGAYQLDQFLLRGGSLILFAKSMDFRLETPNREEGIGMSPNNAGIARPTGEIEELNSIFSSYGFSVNKDIVLDLEHSLPIGPLMEIEPGVIGRFPYPAWILAGKKEKLLSEENPFTAPLENLLIPWSSSVSLDPERQPNVRMQPILFAGEESEVRSEIVALGEKQIFATTPRPSGKKQIIGALLEGSFDSRYSNPPNPKDGRTFFSKTQIGKTSRILVIGSPYVVSDLLVFPETRDIYQESNIPFLLNSLDISSGDTDLIQIRGKKSAVLKLKPFSEREKFVLSFLNLLGIPFLLGLYTFLRIRHRNSFRGEEETK, encoded by the coding sequence ATGATCTCAAAAATACGCGCCCTCTTTTTGAAGTTCAACTCGAACTCCGCATTCTTATTCTCCCAGATTTTTCTGATTTTTCTTTTCGCGAACGGGATCCTGGGTCACTTCGCCTGTAGAAAGGACCTTTCCGTTTCAGGACGTTTTGAAATTTCGAAAAGTACGAAAAATATATTCAAAAATTTGAATCAAACACTCATTATAGACGCGTACTATTCCACTCAGATTCCCGGAGAATACAAAACCTCTTTGGATCTCACCAAGGAATTGTTAAACGAACTGAGCGACCTCGGAGGTTCCAACGTAATATTACGATTTCATGATCCGGACGTCTCGGAAGAGGATCGTAAAAAAGCGATCGAATCGGGGATTTCACCGCAGATTTTGGAAAAGAACGAAAGAGGTTCCTCTCAGATAAAACAGGCTTATATGGGAATTACCCTTTCACTCGGAGCGTTCAAGGAAACGATCCCAGTCGCATTTTTTGCAGAACAGATCGAATACCAGGTACTGACAACGCTTCGAAAAATGATTCGAAACCCCGGAGAATCGGGCATCGCACTCGTTCAAGTTCCCGGAGTTCTATCGACGGATCCTCCCGGACCCGCAAGTGGGAAGGACAGTATCGGTGTTTTGGCGCACCAGGTTCTTAAGGAAGAATACGGTCCGATCCCTGAAATTTTGTTAAACGAAGAAGAACTTTCGGAAGAAATTCACACTCTTCTTTGGATCGGATCCGGAACCCTAACCGAAAAAGGCGCTTATCAACTGGATCAATTCCTACTACGCGGAGGAAGTTTGATTCTTTTCGCAAAGTCGATGGACTTTCGTTTGGAAACTCCGAATCGAGAGGAAGGAATCGGAATGTCGCCTAACAATGCGGGGATCGCGAGACCGACTGGAGAAATCGAAGAATTGAATTCCATCTTCTCCTCATACGGCTTCAGTGTGAACAAGGACATCGTTCTCGATCTGGAACATTCCCTTCCGATCGGACCTCTTATGGAAATCGAACCCGGTGTGATCGGAAGATTTCCGTATCCTGCATGGATTCTGGCAGGGAAAAAGGAAAAATTGTTAAGCGAAGAGAATCCTTTCACCGCACCTCTGGAGAATCTACTGATCCCTTGGTCTTCCAGTGTGAGTTTGGATCCGGAAAGACAACCGAACGTGAGAATGCAACCGATCCTTTTCGCAGGAGAAGAATCCGAAGTCCGTTCCGAGATTGTCGCCTTAGGAGAAAAACAAATTTTTGCAACCACACCTCGACCGTCCGGAAAAAAACAAATCATCGGAGCGCTCTTGGAAGGAAGTTTCGATTCCCGTTATTCAAATCCGCCGAATCCAAAAGACGGAAGAACTTTTTTTTCAAAAACACAGATTGGAAAAACGTCTCGGATTCTCGTAATCGGCTCTCCTTACGTTGTTTCCGACCTACTCGTCTTTCCGGAAACGAGAGACATTTATCAAGAATCGAATATTCCATTTTTATTGAATTCATTAGATATTTCCTCCGGTGATACGGATCTCATTCAAATCCGGGGTAAAAAATCCGCGGTGTTGAAGTTAAAACCTTTCTCCGAAAGGGAAAAATTCGTTTTGAGCTTTTTGAATCTTTTGGGGATTCCATTCTTACTCGGTCTCTATACGTTTTTAAGAATTCGACATCGAAATTCTTTTCGAGGAGAAGAAGAAACAAAATGA
- a CDS encoding ABC transporter permease, translating into MNLSDPIIASFRNLKTIFWKEFSVYLNSPIGTIFAAFFLFLTSFLFFFGFGDGSFWDLKSASMEAYFLWVPILYVVFIPALSMRLWAEEERSGTLEILFTLPFREFELVLGKFLGVWSFLGFVLLFTLPIPTTILYLGDLDIGTTFAGYLGIFLLGGANLALGSLASSLTKDQISSYLLGLIFCLLFFLLGYKPFLPFFGPDLSRILSYLSLSKHFETFRLGILDGREIFFYLSFSFTILYANLIRLRSKR; encoded by the coding sequence ATGAATCTTTCCGATCCGATCATTGCGTCCTTTCGAAACCTGAAGACGATCTTTTGGAAGGAATTTTCGGTTTATCTCAACTCCCCGATCGGAACGATTTTTGCCGCGTTTTTTCTATTCTTAACTTCTTTCCTTTTCTTTTTTGGATTCGGAGACGGTTCTTTTTGGGATCTCAAATCCGCGAGTATGGAGGCCTACTTTCTCTGGGTTCCGATCTTGTATGTGGTTTTTATTCCCGCTCTTTCCATGCGTCTTTGGGCCGAAGAAGAACGTTCCGGAACTTTGGAAATTCTTTTCACGCTTCCCTTCAGAGAATTCGAATTGGTGCTCGGAAAATTTTTAGGAGTTTGGTCCTTTTTGGGATTTGTTCTTTTGTTCACTCTTCCGATTCCGACGACGATCCTTTACTTGGGAGATTTGGATATAGGAACCACGTTCGCCGGTTATCTCGGAATTTTTCTTTTGGGAGGTGCAAATCTCGCGCTCGGAAGTCTTGCATCCTCTTTGACGAAGGATCAGATCAGTTCGTATCTTTTGGGGCTCATCTTTTGTCTCCTTTTCTTTCTTCTGGGTTACAAACCCTTTCTTCCATTTTTCGGCCCGGATCTAAGTAGAATCCTATCGTATCTTTCTTTGTCGAAACACTTTGAAACCTTTCGTTTGGGAATTCTGGACGGAAGAGAGATTTTTTTCTATCTGAGTTTTTCCTTCACAATTCTGTATGCAAATTTGATTCGATTGAGGTCGAAACGATGA
- the lmtA gene encoding lipid A Kdo2 1-phosphate O-methyltransferase — translation MALIEEFESQGNFLFRWRSYIPGIILILCLGLLPFYQFPGNSYTYHLYYQAICLGISLLGLFVRSFVIGYAPARTSGRNTKEQVADVVNQEGIYSLMRHPLYLGNFLLYLGAVLFLKNFLIASVFILFFWVYYERIMFAEEQFLRKKFGEAYLAWANTVPAFIPKLRGYKKPTLSFSIRNVIKREYPSLFGILVIFSVFDLVAVYFNEPVSNLLEAIRLPQIILFGGGLVFYILVRIIVKTTRLLHVEGR, via the coding sequence ATGGCTTTGATCGAAGAATTTGAATCGCAGGGGAATTTTCTGTTTCGTTGGAGATCCTATATCCCCGGAATCATTTTGATCCTCTGCCTCGGGCTTTTGCCTTTTTATCAGTTCCCCGGAAATTCTTACACCTATCATCTCTATTACCAAGCGATTTGTTTGGGAATCAGCCTTCTCGGTCTTTTTGTTCGGAGCTTTGTGATCGGTTACGCTCCAGCGAGAACTTCCGGAAGAAATACGAAAGAACAAGTCGCGGACGTCGTAAATCAGGAAGGAATTTATTCCCTCATGCGCCATCCTCTCTACTTGGGAAACTTTCTCTTATATTTGGGAGCCGTTCTATTCCTTAAGAACTTTCTGATCGCATCGGTTTTTATTCTTTTCTTCTGGGTATATTACGAAAGAATTATGTTTGCCGAAGAACAATTCTTAAGAAAAAAATTCGGTGAGGCGTATCTTGCTTGGGCGAACACGGTTCCCGCCTTTATTCCAAAGTTGAGAGGTTACAAGAAACCGACGCTTTCTTTTTCGATCCGGAATGTGATCAAGAGAGAATATCCGAGCCTCTTTGGGATCCTAGTGATCTTTAGCGTATTCGACCTAGTCGCCGTCTACTTTAATGAACCGGTGAGCAATCTTCTGGAAGCGATCCGTCTTCCACAGATCATTCTTTTCGGAGGTGGTCTTGTTTTTTATATTCTTGTAAGAATCATCGTAAAGACAACTCGACTTCTTCACGTCGAGGGACGTTGA
- a CDS encoding DUF4340 domain-containing protein — protein MSFLSSGSFWIASLLNFFKKDKALSLFLMNLFLGTIFLLLSDPFLFFQKSYHNAEPFFPYKSSEIERIRIGRKGHEILMERKNGNWSVQIPETTARPDLKKIESLLSAVLKLRKFSKIATHSKNQDFGLNGEELKLEIQTESGEVGKLEIGVSGKQETGTFVRIPENKEIWFVEESLNPLAGRGNETFFLSNSLIPDEMEISEIHTILIEISSKTNPTIQIQQVSPGQWTITNSEQDHCWGEDCGLWVERLFKTKAERILKKPFYETIQNLSSGEKLRINIYSGKNSESVYELEWIGKTSQKEPIFRSGNDSVFYVLDPEFLNRFRERFEWKDSFPDSF, from the coding sequence ATGAGTTTTCTATCTTCCGGATCTTTTTGGATCGCCTCCCTCTTGAATTTTTTCAAAAAGGACAAAGCCCTTTCTTTGTTTCTGATGAACCTGTTTTTAGGAACGATCTTTCTTCTTCTCTCGGATCCGTTTTTGTTTTTTCAAAAATCCTATCACAACGCGGAGCCTTTTTTTCCTTACAAGAGTTCCGAAATCGAAAGAATCCGAATCGGAAGAAAAGGACACGAAATTCTTATGGAAAGAAAGAATGGAAACTGGAGCGTACAGATACCGGAAACAACCGCAAGACCCGATCTCAAAAAGATAGAATCACTTCTTTCAGCCGTCTTAAAGCTAAGAAAGTTTTCCAAGATCGCAACACATTCAAAAAATCAGGACTTCGGTTTAAACGGAGAAGAACTAAAACTCGAAATCCAGACCGAATCCGGAGAAGTCGGGAAGTTGGAGATCGGAGTCTCCGGAAAACAGGAAACGGGAACCTTCGTGAGAATCCCCGAGAACAAGGAAATCTGGTTTGTGGAAGAGAGTCTCAATCCTTTGGCCGGACGCGGAAACGAGACTTTTTTCCTATCGAATTCCTTGATTCCCGATGAAATGGAAATATCAGAAATTCATACTATTCTTATAGAGATTTCTTCAAAGACCAATCCTACGATACAAATCCAACAGGTTTCACCCGGACAATGGACGATTACAAATTCGGAACAAGATCATTGTTGGGGAGAAGATTGTGGACTTTGGGTCGAAAGACTTTTTAAGACAAAGGCGGAGAGAATTCTTAAAAAACCGTTTTATGAAACCATCCAAAACCTTTCTTCTGGTGAGAAACTAAGGATAAACATTTACTCCGGAAAAAATTCGGAATCGGTCTACGAGTTAGAATGGATCGGAAAGACCTCACAAAAAGAACCAATCTTTCGAAGCGGAAACGATTCCGTTTTTTATGTTCTCGATCCCGAATTTTTGAATCGGTTTCGAGAGAGATTTGAATGGAAGGATTCCTTCCCCGATTCTTTCTAA